A genomic stretch from Streptomyces sp. QL37 includes:
- a CDS encoding PRC-barrel domain-containing protein, which yields MSDNLWGYQPTSGHTAGADLTGFSVEATDGSIGKVDKHSDEVGSAYLVVDTGVWIFGRTVLLPAGTVKGIDTEHKTIFVDLTRDQIKDSPVFDKHNHTNDPGYHAQVGGYYDSYRIM from the coding sequence ATGAGCGACAACCTGTGGGGCTACCAGCCCACGAGCGGTCACACCGCGGGCGCCGACCTGACCGGATTCTCGGTCGAGGCGACGGACGGAAGCATCGGCAAGGTCGACAAGCACTCCGACGAGGTGGGCTCGGCCTACCTGGTCGTCGACACCGGCGTCTGGATCTTCGGCAGGACCGTGCTGCTTCCGGCGGGCACGGTCAAGGGGATCGACACGGAGCACAAGACGATATTCGTCGACCTCACCAGGGACCAGATAAAGGACTCCCCGGTGTTCGACAAGCACAACCACACGAACGACCCGGGTTACCACGCACAGGTCGGCGGCTACTACGACAGCTACCGCATCATGTGA
- a CDS encoding hydrophobic protein, with amino-acid sequence MVPLLLVLLLALILFGAGFALKALWWIAVIVLVVWLIGFFVRPAASGGKRGRWYRW; translated from the coding sequence ATGGTTCCCCTGCTTCTCGTTCTTCTGCTCGCTCTGATCCTTTTCGGTGCCGGTTTCGCACTCAAGGCACTGTGGTGGATCGCGGTGATCGTACTCGTTGTCTGGCTGATCGGATTCTTCGTCCGCCCGGCGGCCAGCGGTGGCAAGCGGGGCCGGTGGTATCGCTGGTAG
- a CDS encoding PTS transporter subunit EIIC yields MATEDKNRATAAAILPLVGGAANVSSIAHCMTRLRLGLHDRSLVDDEALKAVPAVMGVVEDDTYQIVLGPGTVARVTPEFEQLVEEGRASGTPAPAPARTAEELADKGASLKAQQKAKNSTPFKLFLRKIANIFVPLIPALIGCGIIAGLNGLLVNLGWLPSVTPALAAMASGFMALIAVFVGYNTAKEFGGTPILGGAVAAIIVFPGVANIDAFGQTLSPGQGGVLGALGAAVLAVYVEKWCRRWVPEALDVLVTPTLTVLISGLVTIFGLMYVAGEVSSAIGTFADWLLSTGGAGAGFLLGGFFLPLVMLGLHQALIPIHTTLIEQQGFTVLLPILAMAGAGQVGAAAAVYLRLPRNESIRKTIRSAMPAGLLGVGEPLIYGVSLPLGRPFITACVGGAFGGGFVGLFNQLGDSVGSTAIGPSGWALFPLLDGNHGLGSTIAIYAGGLLVGYVAGFVATYFFGFSKALLEEFNVSQEPAASTVAATGPAAPPGGTPAKEPAGV; encoded by the coding sequence ATGGCTACTGAAGACAAGAACCGCGCCACTGCCGCCGCGATCCTGCCGCTTGTCGGTGGCGCCGCGAACGTCAGCTCGATCGCCCACTGCATGACCCGGCTCCGGCTGGGCCTGCACGACCGTTCCCTCGTGGACGACGAGGCCCTCAAGGCGGTCCCCGCCGTGATGGGCGTGGTCGAGGACGACACCTACCAGATCGTCCTCGGCCCGGGCACCGTCGCCCGGGTCACCCCCGAGTTCGAGCAGCTGGTCGAGGAGGGCCGGGCGTCCGGCACCCCCGCGCCCGCCCCCGCCCGCACGGCCGAGGAGCTCGCCGACAAGGGCGCTTCCCTCAAGGCGCAGCAGAAGGCGAAGAACTCCACCCCGTTCAAGCTGTTCCTGCGCAAGATCGCGAACATCTTCGTCCCGCTGATCCCCGCCCTGATCGGCTGCGGCATCATCGCCGGCCTCAACGGCCTCCTGGTGAACCTCGGCTGGCTGCCCTCGGTCACCCCCGCCCTGGCGGCGATGGCCTCCGGCTTCATGGCCCTGATCGCGGTCTTCGTCGGCTACAACACGGCGAAGGAGTTCGGCGGTACGCCGATCCTGGGCGGTGCGGTCGCGGCGATCATCGTCTTCCCCGGCGTCGCGAACATCGACGCCTTCGGCCAGACCCTCTCCCCCGGCCAGGGCGGCGTCCTCGGCGCCCTGGGCGCGGCGGTCCTCGCGGTGTACGTCGAGAAGTGGTGCCGCCGCTGGGTGCCGGAAGCCCTGGACGTCCTGGTCACCCCGACCCTGACGGTCCTGATCTCCGGCCTCGTCACGATCTTCGGCCTGATGTACGTGGCCGGTGAGGTCTCCTCCGCCATCGGCACGTTCGCCGACTGGCTGCTCTCCACGGGCGGCGCGGGCGCGGGCTTCCTGCTCGGCGGCTTCTTCCTCCCCCTGGTGATGCTGGGCCTGCACCAGGCCCTGATCCCGATCCACACGACGCTGATCGAGCAGCAGGGCTTCACGGTCCTGCTCCCGATCCTCGCGATGGCCGGAGCCGGCCAGGTCGGCGCGGCGGCAGCGGTCTACCTCCGCCTCCCGCGCAACGAGTCGATCCGCAAGACCATCAGGTCCGCCATGCCCGCAGGCCTCCTGGGCGTCGGCGAGCCCCTGATCTACGGCGTCTCGCTCCCCCTGGGCCGCCCCTTCATCACGGCCTGTGTGGGCGGCGCGTTCGGCGGCGGCTTCGTGGGCCTGTTCAACCAGCTCGGCGACTCGGTCGGCTCGACGGCCATCGGCCCGTCCGGCTGGGCCCTGTTCCCGCTGCTCGACGGCAACCACGGCCTCGGCTCCACGATCGCGATCTACGCGGGCGGTCTGCTCGTCGGCTACGTCGCGGGCTTCGTGGCGACGTACTTCTTCGGCTTCAGCAAGGCGCTGCTGGAGGAGTTCAACGTCTCCCAGGAACCGGCCGCGTCGACGGTCGCGGCCACCGGCCCGGCGGCGCCCCCCGGCGGCACCCCGGCGAAGGAACCGGCGGGCGTCTGA
- the murQ gene encoding N-acetylmuramic acid 6-phosphate etherase, whose translation MTSTTDANADEATPGGYGELRAQLATLTTEAFRPELAEIDQLPTQDIARIMNGEDTTVPAAVAEKLPQIAAAIDAVAERMARGGRLIYAGAGTAGRLGVLDASECPPTFNTDPSEVIGLIAGGPSAMVTAVEGAEDSKELAAADLDGLNLGADDTVVGISASGRTPYAIGAVEHARTRGALTIGLSCNADSALAAAAEHGLEIVVGPELLTGSTRLKAGTAQKLVLNMLSTITMIRLGKTYGNLMVDVRASNEKLRARSRRIVSLATGASDKEIEAALAATDGEVKNAILAILGGVDGPTAATLLADSDGHLRAALAAVRTT comes from the coding sequence TCGCGACCCTCACCACCGAGGCGTTCCGCCCCGAGCTCGCCGAGATCGACCAGCTCCCCACGCAGGACATAGCGCGGATCATGAACGGCGAGGACACCACCGTCCCCGCCGCCGTCGCCGAGAAGCTGCCGCAGATCGCCGCCGCGATCGACGCCGTCGCCGAGCGCATGGCGCGCGGCGGCCGGCTGATCTACGCGGGCGCGGGCACGGCAGGCCGTCTCGGTGTGCTCGACGCCAGCGAGTGCCCGCCCACCTTCAACACCGACCCGTCCGAGGTCATCGGCCTGATCGCGGGCGGCCCCTCCGCCATGGTCACGGCCGTCGAGGGCGCCGAGGACAGCAAGGAACTGGCCGCCGCCGACCTCGACGGACTGAACCTCGGCGCCGACGACACCGTGGTCGGGATCTCCGCCTCCGGCCGCACGCCGTACGCCATCGGAGCCGTCGAGCACGCCCGTACGAGGGGCGCGCTCACCATCGGCCTCTCCTGCAACGCGGACTCCGCGCTCGCCGCCGCGGCCGAACACGGCCTGGAAATCGTCGTCGGCCCCGAGCTCCTCACCGGCTCCACCCGTCTCAAGGCGGGCACGGCGCAGAAGCTCGTCCTGAACATGCTCTCGACGATCACCATGATCCGGCTCGGCAAGACGTACGGGAATCTCATGGTCGACGTGCGCGCTTCCAACGAGAAGCTGCGCGCCCGCTCCCGGCGGATCGTCTCCCTCGCCACCGGCGCCTCCGACAAGGAGATCGAGGCGGCGCTCGCCGCCACCGACGGCGAGGTGAAGAACGCCATCCTCGCCATCCTCGGCGGGGTCGACGGCCCCACCGCCGCCACGCTCCTGGCCGACTCCGACGGTCACCTCCGCGCCGCACTCGCGGCCGTCCGAACCACCTGA